In Paenibacillus sp. FSL M7-0420, a single genomic region encodes these proteins:
- the folP gene encoding dihydropteroate synthase — translation MKPMIYERTYRCGSSELKLGKRTLIMGILNVTPDSFSDGGLWTERERAVEHALQMAAEGADIIDIGGESTRPGHQPVSTEEELARVLPVIERIHQAAPHLPLSIDTYKAEVARQAIQAGAHIINDVWGAKADPQMAAVAAQADCPIILMHNRHDREYKDLISDMKDDLSESIHLALAAGVKPDNIILDPGIGFAKDYEENLQVMTGLGALTKLGYPVLLATSRKKFIRTALGLPADDVLEGTAATVAFGIAQGCQLVRVHDIAAMKRTVEMCDAMLYAGSPVLCV, via the coding sequence ATGAAGCCAATGATCTATGAGCGGACTTACCGCTGCGGAAGCAGCGAGCTGAAATTGGGCAAGCGCACGCTAATTATGGGCATACTCAATGTGACGCCGGACTCTTTTTCGGATGGGGGCCTGTGGACAGAGCGGGAGAGAGCGGTAGAGCATGCATTGCAAATGGCGGCAGAGGGTGCTGATATTATCGATATAGGCGGGGAATCCACGCGTCCGGGTCACCAGCCGGTAAGTACTGAAGAGGAATTGGCCCGTGTACTTCCTGTCATTGAGCGTATCCATCAGGCCGCCCCGCATCTCCCCCTCTCTATAGATACCTATAAGGCGGAAGTCGCCCGTCAGGCGATTCAGGCCGGTGCGCATATCATCAATGATGTATGGGGAGCCAAGGCCGATCCGCAGATGGCGGCGGTTGCTGCGCAGGCAGACTGTCCGATCATTCTGATGCATAACCGCCATGACCGTGAGTATAAGGACTTGATCAGCGATATGAAGGATGACCTGAGCGAGAGCATTCACCTGGCGCTGGCAGCCGGAGTGAAGCCGGACAATATTATTTTGGACCCGGGAATCGGCTTCGCCAAGGACTATGAAGAGAATCTTCAGGTCATGACCGGCCTCGGCGCACTGACGAAGCTGGGATATCCGGTGCTGCTGGCCACTTCGCGCAAAAAATTCATTCGTACCGCCCTAGGTCTGCCCGCAGATGATGTCCTGGAGGGGACCGCAGCTACTGTCGCCTTCGGGATTGCCCAGGGCTGTCAGCTTGTGCGGGTTCATGATATTGCGGCAATGAAACGTACTGTAGAGATGTGTGACGCCATGTTATATGCAGGTTCACCTGTGCTCTGCGTATAG